The proteins below are encoded in one region of Pleuronectes platessa chromosome 14, fPlePla1.1, whole genome shotgun sequence:
- the si:dkey-229b18.3 gene encoding uncharacterized protein si:dkey-229b18.3, with protein sequence MAGDCTNTQYASSGAFDPSKPWADGDSVRTGDGEAVGVSPGRGPRTRRSPNFELIDGLLYRKKLEKGFINYREVLDEDRRHEAVSTFHRRRPGQRHFSQEETYKCVAENYWWEGMYFQIRDFVLGCPECRSHHTKKTEGPGGRGCVTKTMEPHSGDMLSKLRSQREAGLFCDITLRTNGRSYSAHRAVLAAVSDHFQEIFTEMDSSIKADIDLTGFSEDSLLSLLDFSYSSTLCVRQEDLPEVIAMARHLGMWLAVEACSALMKEQEQQLCPGKGLNSACAGGCHECHHQHREGKRRKVLGLEDNINNGFSLILDVSDESLEESPRRNLHRMARPQVLNGLPLSPSHRMKLLDFKSPSLKKATIPRHTITNHQSQNYSPTPTPNTRLLRSSPGAAKEVRRLLPMPESPRRPRRKSHSITRLSRTSRSRPIIACSPVRVKQEVEEVGEDEMDYATAQEKYKLMNVLGLQRTALLPRPEDLIGWRQKKRLRKLKTNNYSLTKRRKPRSLSPVLTYGNVTLSLPLCNPVNTRVLSKSGKAKPVGPVRFEQLTARRPKTVLQHIPPSDRSTRSKGVLPDMFQPASRPSFGGRELRRSVREGNGVHFSAQQPVRCNANKSFYKNAVRIKSEPADYSISGFSLPSNSRCGLTTHTPLPSQRMQVRNKITVEEVRSLRYNGSRPATKPKLQRGSTKEVVKTKCKPREEGRKAGSQGLTGVMDTRPRGKNDEPGGLQLSEHGPPPSIYSHPLYKVIKEEPADPVPIVGPFPDPPSPDLGKRQSKPPIKLLDSGFLFSFCRSTGGPIAGLKKEEESVDICLTRSVSQVKDTFGAQEPSHRTLRARGPPSLPVVKKVKKEREERRVSQSRVQRPRRTSRSNPLPLAKPAGSKVTRAMSKQQGKELAVSSKNCVLLDAVRRARLKQLRGPRSQAPKVLKAAHTCPQCPASYKDCDALIMHRLRHIEGKHWPCPLCSKTFFRLRNVRNHIRTHDPKLYKCRSCIIAGS encoded by the exons ATGGCCGGCGATTGCACCAACACGCAGTACGCGAGCTCTGGGGCATTCGACCCGTCCAAACCGTGGGCGGATGGGGACTCGGTGCGCACCGGGGACGGGGAGGCAGTCGGGGTCTCTCCGGGACGCGGACCCCGGACACGCCGGTCGCCCAACTTCGAGCTGATAGACGGGCTGTTGTACCGCAAGAAGCTGGAGAAGGGCTTCATCAACTACcgggaggttctggatgaggaCCGGAGGCACGAGGCCGTCTCCACCTTTCACCGGCGGCGGCCTGGTCAGCGCCACTTCTCCCAGGAGGAGACCTACAAATGTGTGGCTGAGAACTACTGGTGGGAAG GGATGTACTTCCAGATCAGGGACTTTGTCCTGGGCTGTCCAGAGTGTCGGAGTCACCACACAAAGAAAACGGAG GGGCCCGGTGGCAGAGGATGTGTCACAAAGACGATGGAGCCACACAGCGGTGACATGCTGAGCAAGTTGAGGAGTCAGCGGGAGGCGGGGCTGTTCTGTGACATAACCCTGCGGACCAACGGCAGATCCTACTCGGCCCACAGAGCCGTACTGGCGGCGGTCAGCGATCACTTTCAGGAAATCTTCACAGAGATGGACTCGAGCATCAAAGCAGACATAGATCTCACTG gtttcaGTGAGGACAGCCTTCTATCGCTGCTGGATTTCTCCTATTCCTCCACCCTTTGTGTTCGCCAGGAGGACCTGCCTGAAGTCATCGCCATGGCTCGCCATCTGGGCATGTGGCTTGCAGTGGAAGCCTGCTCTGCTCTCATGAAGGAGCAGGAACAGCAGCTCTGTCCTGGCAAAGGCCTAAACTCGGCCTGTGCTGGTGGTTGCCATGAGTGTCATCACCAGcacagagaaggaaagaggagaaaagttTTGGGACTAGAGGACAACATTAACAATGGTTTCAGTCTGATTTTGGATGTTTCAGATGAGTCTTTAGAAGAGAGTCCCAGGCGCAATTTGCACCGAATGGCAAGACCCCAAGTTCTTAACGGCCTCCCTCTGAGTCCCTCGCACAGGATGAAGCTCTTGGACTTTAAATCTCCCTCGTTAAAGAAAGCGACTATACCTCGACACACCATCACCAACCATCAGTCACAGAACTACTCGCCCACACCAACACCAAATACCCGTCTTCTCCGCTCCTCTCCAGGGGCTGCCAAGGAGGTCCGGAGGCTGCTGCCCATGCCAGAGAGCCCGCGACGCCCGCGACGAAAATCTCACTCCATCACTCGTCTATCGCGCACATCCAGATCAAGGCCCATCATAGCATGCAGCCCTGTGAGAGTGAAGCAGGAAGTAGAGGAGGTAGGGGAGGATGAGATGGATTATGCAACAGCACAAGAGAAGTACAAATTGATGAATGTTTTGGGGCTACAGAGGACCGCGCTCCTTCCCCGACCAGAGGATCTCATTGGCTGGAGACAAAAGAAACGACTGAGGAAACTGAAGACCAACAACTATTCCCTGACTAAGCGGAGGAAACCCCGCTCCCTGTCCCCAGTGTTAACATATGGGAACGTGACGCTGTCACTTCCCCTCTGTAACCCTGTTAACACTCGTGTCCTCAGCAAGTCAGGGAAGGCAAAACCTGTGGGTCCAGTCAGATTTGAGCAGCTTACAGCAAGGAGGCCAAAGACAGTCCTGCAGCACATCCCTCCAAGCGACAGGAGCACAAGAAGTAAAGGTGTGTTACCAGACATGTTCCAGCCAGCATCCAGGCCTTCGTTTGGGGGGAGAGAACTCAGACGGTCAGTGAGGGAGGGCAACGGTGTCCACTTTTCAGCCCAGCAGCCTGTGCGATGTAATGCCAACAAATCTTTCTATAAAAATGCAGTCAGGATCAAATCTGAACCGGCTGACTATTCTATCTCAGGTTTCTCTCTCCCATCAAACAGTCGTTGCGGCCTCACAACTCACACACCCCTGCCTTCACAGAGGATGCAGGTCAGAAATAAGATCACTGTAGAAGAGGTCAGATCACTGCGTTACAACGGAAGCCGACCAGCAACAAAGCCCAAGCTCCAGCGGGGCTCCACTAAAGAGGTTGTGAAAACCAAGTGTAAGcccagggaggaggggaggaaagcGGGGAGCCAGGGGCTGACGGGGGTCATGGACACGAGACCAAGAGGGAAGAATGATGAACCTGGTGGGCTTCAGTTATCAGAGCATGGACCTCCACCGTCCATTTACAGCCACCCTCTGTACAAAGTAATTAAAGAGGAGCCAGCAGACCCAGTGCCAATTGTCGGACCATTCCCCGACCCTCCCTCACCAGACCTGGGCAAACGCCAGAGCAAGCCCCCCATCAAATTACTGGACTCAGGCTTTCTGTTCAGCTTCTGTCGGTCAACAGGGGGCCCTATTGCAGGactgaagaaagaggaggagagtgtggATATCTGCTTAACGCGCTCAGTGTCACAAGTCAAGGATACATTTGGAGCACAAGAGCCCTCCCATAGGACGCTGAGGGCCAGAGGGCCACCTAGCCTGCCTGTGGTGAAGAAGGtgaagaaggagagggaggagaggagagtaagCCAAAGCAGGGTTCAGAGACCCAGGAGAACGTCCCGGAGCAACCCTCTTCCTCTGGCCAAACCTGCCGGGTCCAAGGTGACGCGGGCCATGTCAAAG CAACAAGGTAAAGAACTTGCTGTGAGCAGCAAAAACTGTGTTTTGCTGGATGCTGTACGACGGGCACGGCTAAAACAGCTGCGAGGGCCTCGAAGTCAAGCCCCTAAAGTCCTGAAGGCGGCCCACACCTGTCCGCAGTGCCCGGCCTCCTACAAGGACTGCGATGCCCTGATTATGCATCGCCTCAGGCACATCGAGGGCAAGCACTGGCCCTGTCCG CTCTGCAGTAAGACTTTCTTTCGACTAAGGAATGTACGGAACCACATACGCACCCATGACCCCAAGTTGTACAAATGCAGGAGCTGCATCATCGCTGGCTCCTGA